GTCATGCTCAATAGTGCAGAAGTATTTACCGTTAGTAAAAGTTGATTTGTCTAATTCAACAAACTCTGTAAGTGGTAAAATATCTTTAGTAAATAATTTTTCTCCAATTGAATTAAAGCAACTAAGCAAGGATTTATGCGGCTTAGCAGACATCCTGATTTTAATAAACTCCTCTGATTCTGAAATTTGCAAATTGTTTTTATCTTCTAATTTAAGCGATAAAGTAGGCAATTTTATTTTTGCTAAAAAAGCGCCATAAGGAATATTAAAGTTAAAATTTCCTAATTCTGTTCTTCCTTGAAGAAAAGATATAATGTATATATTGTTTACTGAGTCGGTAGCAATAGTCGGATAACGCTCGTTTCCCATCCCATTAATTGAAGTTTGCCATAGAATACTTCCAGTTGAATGATCCAACATCAGAATTAGTATATCACTTGAGTAATACTCAAATGTAGAATATTCAGATAGTGTTGGTACTATAGTTTTATTAAATATCGAAATGGGTTGATTAAATGAAAAAGATACTACTAATTCTCCTAATTTGGTAAGTGCAATTGATGGAGATGAAGCATTACCAAATGTTTGTATCCACATAAGATTCCCAGTTTCAGCTACTAAAGCCATGACAAATGAACTGCTATCTTTTACCAAAATTTCACCTCTATATTGCAAGTTACCAGTAGTATGGCCACTTAGATAAATAATCCCATTTTTTGACTTGACTTCGTTAACTTCATCAAAATATGTACCTCCAATTAAATTACTCCATAATACTTTACCAGAGTTATTAAGCATTGCAATGAATATATCAGAATTTCTCGCTGTAAAAATTGTTGTATCAATACCTACCTTGCCACTTTCAGCAACATTACTTACAAATGCAATATGATTCAAGTCATCACTAATTATATCCATATTGTTAGTGGAAAAGCTCTGACCATCAATTCTTCCGTATATTTTTTTTATCCAATTTGTTCTTCCAGTCGAATCTGTGGATAAAATAAACCCTCGACAACCACTTAAAGTGTCTGAATTTAATATTATCCGACCTCCACATAGCCCAGCCGCATATATATTACCATTTTTATCTGTAGTTAAAGCCTCTCCTTGAGCTGAACCATAATCTATATATTTTATTGGATAAGACCAAATTAATTTACCTGTGGTATCATACTTAATTAAAAATAGACCATTGCCAACTAACTTCCCAGATTTATCTAAAATTACAGAATCGAAGATTGCTAGTCCATAGTATTCACCTATTATCAAGGAATAACCTTGATTAAGTAAAGCAATATCACGGATTAAAATTTTGTTTTTGGAAAGTGGTTGAGTAATTTTTATAAGTTCATTACTGAAATTAGACCTGAAAACAAAGAAGCCTTT
Above is a window of Chlorobiota bacterium DNA encoding:
- a CDS encoding PQQ-like beta-propeller repeat protein, which codes for MRKLFYTTASIWLIYLSYGLSQEVEWVKKIVGNVHFLDKPFIETNSNSYCFGFNFLSDTIINIDNKIIDPLTTQKGFFVFRSNFSNELIKITQPLSKNKILIRDIALLNQGYSLIIGEYYGLAIFDSVILDKSGKLVGNGLFLIKYDTTGKLIWSYPIKYIDYGSAQGEALTTDKNGNIYAAGLCGGRIILNSDTLSGCRGFILSTDSTGRTNWIKKIYGRIDGQSFSTNNMDIISDDLNHIAFVSNVAESGKVGIDTTIFTARNSDIFIAMLNNSGKVLWSNLIGGTYFDEVNEVKSKNGIIYLSGHTTGNLQYRGEILVKDSSSFVMALVAETGNLMWIQTFGNASSPSIALTKLGELVVSFSFNQPISIFNKTIVPTLSEYSTFEYYSSDILILMLDHSTGSILWQTSINGMGNERYPTIATDSVNNIYIISFLQGRTELGNFNFNIPYGAFLAKIKLPTLSLKLEDKNNLQISESEEFIKIRMSAKPHKSLLSCFNSIGEKLFTKDILPLTEFVELDKSTFTNGKYFCTIEHDGITETISFVINK